The region CCGGCATCCCAATCCTCGCCCGCGCCGGCCAGGCGATCGATGAAGAGGCGCTGCATGGCCTCGCCCCGGCGCAGCGGCAGGCTGGTGCCCACCACGATCCGGCGTACCGCGCCGTCGACGCGGAACAGGCTGGCCTCGAGCTTCCGGGCCCCCAGGCCTTCGGCCTCCAGCCCATGGCCCAGGCGGTCGCCCAGGGCGGCGATGACCTGCAAGACATGGGCCTCCAGGCTGATCGGCTCGGCGAAGCGCCGCTCGGCCATGTGCTCGGGCACCGGGCGGCGGGGTGAGATCGGCTCGTCCTGGCGGCCCAGGGCCTGGTCCAGGCGGCGGATCAGGCCTTCGCCGTAACGGGCGGCCAGTGGCGCCCGCGGCCGGGCCATGAGGTCGCCCACGGTCTTCAGGCCGGCGGTGGCCAGGGCCGCCACGGTTTCCGGTGCCAACCGCAGGGCAACCAGGGGCAGGGGCGCCAGAACGGCCGCTTCTTCCCCCGGCGCGACGATGGCCTGCCGGCCATGGCGCGCCATGGCCCAGGCGCAGCCCACGGTCGAGGCGATCGCTGCCCGCGCCCGGAAGCCCTGGGCCACCAGCCGGCGCAGCAGGCCGTCGCGCAGCGCCGCCTCGCCGCCGAAAAGATGGGCGCAGCCCGTGATGTCCAGCAGCAGGCCATCCGGCGCATCGAGCGCCACCAGGGGGGTGAAGCCTTCGCACCAGTCGGCCACCGCGGCCAGCAGGGCGGCATCGGCAGCCGGGTCGTGGGGCAGGATCGCCAGGCCCGGGTACATGGCCTGGGCATCGGCCAGGCCCAGGAAGGGGCGCAGCCCAAGGCGCGCGGCCGCGTCATTCATCGCGGCCACGCGGCGGGCGGCGCCCACCTGGGCGATCATGGCAAGCGGCTGGGCGTCAGCCGGCGCGGGCGACCGCCGGGCGATCCGGTCGGTCGAAAGCCGGCGCAGCCAGAGCGACAGATGCCGTCGCGAGGTCGAAGCGCTGGTCATGGCGGTCCCAGGCAATGGTCCAGCGGCCGGTCGGGCCGCGGCGGTTCTTGGTCAAGGTAAGGGTCAGGCGAGGGGGCCCAGGCCGCCGAAGTCATCGGGCTGGCTCGGGGCCGGGGTAATGGTCCAGCGGGTGGCGGCGGCGCTGGGCAGAGGGGTCAGGCAATGGCGGATCAGGCAGGCGAGGCCGGCCCCCTCGCGGGCCGCCAGCGACAGCCGCCGGGTGGCGGTGAGGTCCGCCGCCTTGCCCTGGTCGGGCAGTTCCAGGATGACCGCGGCCACGGCAGGGCATTTCAGGGCTTCCTCGGCCGCCCACAGGGCCTCGGCCGGGGTCTTTGCCGGTACCAGCGTGAGGCGATCCAGGGCGACAGCCTCGAGCCCCGGGGCATAGGGGAAGCCGCCATGGTGCAGGGCCGCCGCCGTGGGGACCCACAGAACCTCGCCCGCACCTCGTGCCAGCAAGCCAAGGACAAGCCCGGTGACCGCGCCCAGCCCCCGCGTCTCGGCGCTGGCGAATTCATGCAGGGCCCCGGTCGCCAGCCCGCCCCCAGGGCCGCGTCGACCGCCGCGATCCCGAAGGAGCAGGGCGCCTCTTCCGGCGTCGGCAAAGCCTCCCGCCGCCCTTCGAGGCGGGCGATCGCCTGGCGGAGAATGCGCTGCTGTTCCATCGTTCCGTGGCCGGCCTGACGATAAATGTTCCTGATATGTTCTTATATTCGCGCCCTGTGGGGAAAGAGTCAAGTCAGCGTCGAGGCATGAAACAATACCACTTAATCCATTGATTTTCTTTGCAAGTCCCTTAAAGCAAAAAGCCCGGCACGAAGGCCGGGCTTTTCCTGTCGCCGCAGAGGGCTTCAGCGCTTCATCTGGCCGCCGATGATCTTCCAGTAGCTGACCGGGAACAGCCGCTCGATGAAGGAAGCCGCCTTGGCGTCGTTGCCGATCAGGATGCGGCCCTTGCGCCGCTCGACCGCCCGCACGATGGTCTCGCCCGCCTTCTCCGGCGGCATTTTCAGGAAGGCCTGGAATTTCCGCCGTTCCGCCTCGACGTCGACATTGTTGATGCCGCTGGCGATGCGGGCATTCTTGGCGATCGCGGTGGCGATGCCGCCGGGGTGAACCACGGTAACCCCGATATTGGTGCCTTCGAGTTCGTGCCGCAGCGAATTGGAAAAGCCGCGCACCGCATATTTGCTGGCGGCATAGGCGGTCTGGCCGGGTGGCGCGATCAGGCCGAACAGGCTGGAAATATTGACCAGGCGGGCTTCGCGGCTGGCGTGCAGCAAGGGCATGAAGGCGCGGCTCATGCGCACGACGCCCAGAAATTGATCGAGAACAGCCACTCGAAATCGGCATCCGAGACCTGTTCGAAGCTGCCGCCGATCGCGACGCCGGCGTTGTTGAACAAGAGGTCGACCCCGCCATGATCGGCGGCGACGCGGGCGGGGAAGACGGCGATCGCCGCCGGGTCGGAGACATCCAGGCGATACTGGCTGACCTTCACGCCCTTGGCCGCCATTTCGGCCGCCGTCTTGGTCAGGGCCGCCTCGTCGATATCGGCCAGCGCCAGATGGCAGCCGCGACTGGCCAGCGCCAGGGCGATGCCGCGCCCGATACCGCCGGCCGCACCGGTAATGACCGCCACCCGGTCCTTCAACACGAACATTCCTGGGGCCCCTCCGCCTTGTCTCTTATGTCCGCCTGCTACCGGGCGGAGCGGCCGCATCGATAACTTACATTTTTGTCAATTTCCAGGACTATTCAGCCCACGCGTTGACGCAGGGAGGCGAGCCTGGTGATGAAATTGGCCTGTTCGGGCGCCAGGGCGAGGGCGGCTTCCATGGCACGGATGGCGGCGGGCAGGTCGCGGTGGCGCTGCTCGTGAACCACCGAAAGCCAGTAGTGGATGCTCGACTTCTCCGGCCACATGCCAAGCGCCTTGGTCAGGCCGTATTCGCCGCCGGCCAGATCGCCGCTTTGCATGGCGGCATAGCCGAAATGCTCGTAGCCCAGGGGGTGGTGCGGCGCCAGGACGACGGCATGGGCGAAATTCTGCAGTGCCTCCTTGGGCCTGGCCAATTGCAGATGCACGATGCCTAAATGCAGGCGGAACGAGAAGCGCTGGCTGTCGATGGCGACGCAGCGCAGCAGGGCCCGCTCGGCCTCGGCCGGGGCCTTCGCCGCCATATAGCTGCGGGCCAGGGTGAAATAGTGATCGGCGGTCGGGTCCATGGTGACCGCCTGGACCGACCGTTCGATCGCCGTCGGATAGTTGCCGTCGCGCAGCAGCAGGCGCGCCTCGTTGTCCAGCCGCATGGCCGCCGGCTTGCCGGGCTCGGGGAAGATTTCCCGATAGGTCATGTGGTTCCAGTCGACGAAGCCGTTGGCGATGGCCCGCTCGCCACGCTCGATGATCACCACGTCGGGACGCTCGTCGAGGATCAGCTCGGGCAGGGCCTGGCGCTTCACCCCGGCAAAGACCGTGCGGCGGAACGAATCCGCGATGAAGGGGCCCATTTCCGTCGCGAAGCTGTCGCGCATCATCACGCAACTAGGCAGGGAGGGATCGTCGATCTCGGCCACCGCGATCGTGTCGCGGCTCTCGTCGAAGCGCACCTTGGGCTGCTTGGAGCGCCGGTTGGTGATGGTGGGGATGAGCTTTTCCGCGAGATACGGCGGGTCCGTGGTCCAGCCCAGGTCACCCATCAGCATCTTGGAGACATAGGTGAAATCGTCGGGCCCGACCACGTGCGGCCGCTTGGCCGTGGTGATGCGGTCCATCAGCAGGCGATAGGCGATATAGCCGCCATAGGCCGACCAGTGGGTATCGTTGCGCCGGTAGACGTCGACGGGACCGTGCAGGGCCGCCTCGAGCAGGGCGCGGGGATAGTGCGCCTCGATCCCCATGGCATTGACGTAGTCGACGAACTGCTGGCCGATGCTGGGCTCGGTGAAGGGCATGTCTTCGGGCAGGTCACCCGAATGCACGACATGGGCGTCGGGCGCCACGATGACGATCAGTTGCGCGCCGACCTGTTTGCACAGGGCGGCGAAGCGGGGCAGCGTATCGCGCCAGCCGCGCTCGAAGACCTCGGTCCAGTCGTTGTAGCGGCAATAGTAGTCGCGCGCCCGGAAGCCCGGCGCCTCGTCCAGGAACATGCGGCCTCGCCCGAGGGCGACCTTGCCGATCTTGCCCTCGAGCATCGAGACGGGAATATCGGTCATGGCTTGGCCTTGATGGTTTCGAGCGCCGTGACGAGTTCCCCCACATTCGCCGCGTTGGCCGCGACGATTTCCGGAATTTGGATATCCAGGATTTTTTCGATGCGCATCATCAGCACGGTATGGCCGAGCGAATCCCAGCCCTCGACGTCGTCGGCGATGGTGTCGTCGCCGATCGCCGCGGCATCAGCGCCGAAACACTCGGTAATCGCCCTGACCACGCCTTCCCGCACGCCACTCATGACCGGCTCCCGACGAACTTCTTGATGTTTTCAGACCGGCTGGTCTTGCCCGCCGTCGACTTCACCAGCCAGCCGGGCGGCATCACCTCGACCTTGCGCAGGCTCAACTCCAGCACGTCATAGACCGCCTTCTTGACCAGCCGCTTGAGATCGCGCACGCCGATCGTATCCGCAATCTCGGACTCGACGATGACCACGGCTTCCTCGCTGCCGGTCTCGCCGTCGTAGAGCGCGAAGGCGACGCAGCGGCCGGGCTTGACCCCCGGCACCTGGTTGATCGCATGTTCGATGTCGTTGGCATAGAAATTACGGCCGTGGATGACCAGCATTTCCTTCTTGCGGCCGCAGATGAAAATCTCGCCGTCGAGCAGGAAGCCGATGTCGCCGCTGTGGTACCAGCCGTCCTTGTCGAAGGCGCCCATCGTCGCGTCGACATTCTTGTAGTAGCCGTCGAACAGGAAGGTGGCGCGAATGCAGACCTCGCCGACCGCGACGCCGTCCAGATCATCCCGCTCGGCATCTTCGGGGGCCGGCGCGATCTTGATCTCCAGCCCGTCGATCGGCTTGCCGCAGGACATGAAACCCTCGGCCCCGGCGCCGGTGTGCGCGACCGGCACCGCCCGCCGGCGGGTGCGCAGGATCTCGCGGTCGACATAGAGGGGCCGGGCCGGCACGCCGTATTCGCCCTGGGTCGAGGCAAAGACGTTCTCGGCCATGCCATAGCTGGTGATGACCTGTTCGGGGCGCAGGCCGTTGGGCGCGAAGGTCGCCATGAAATGGGCGAAGGTCTCGGGCTTGCAGGGTTCCGAGGTCGAGATGAAGGCCTTCATGCTGGACAGGTCGACGGTGAAATCCGCCGGCCTGGTGCGCGCCATGTGGGCCAGGGCGAAATTGGGCTGCCAACTGTAGTTGGCCTTGTGGCGCTCGATGAGCTTCAGGATCGACATGGGCTCGCCGACCCATTCGAACGGGTCCATGGCGACGACGCTGGCGCCGAACTGCAAGGGCATCAGGAACGAGGTGATCAGGCCCATGTCGTGATAGAGCGGCAGCCAGCTCGCCACGATGTC is a window of Oleomonas cavernae DNA encoding:
- a CDS encoding Y-family DNA polymerase produces the protein MTSASTSRRHLSLWLRRLSTDRIARRSPAPADAQPLAMIAQVGAARRVAAMNDAAARLGLRPFLGLADAQAMYPGLAILPHDPAADAALLAAVADWCEGFTPLVALDAPDGLLLDITGCAHLFGGEAALRDGLLRRLVAQGFRARAAIASTVGCAWAMARHGRQAIVAPGEEAAVLAPLPLVALRLAPETVAALATAGLKTVGDLMARPRAPLAARYGEGLIRRLDQALGRQDEPISPRRPVPEHMAERRFAEPISLEAHVLQVIAALGDRLGHGLEAEGLGARKLEASLFRVDGAVRRIVVGTSLPLRRGEAMQRLFIDRLAGAGEDWDAGFGFDLIRLAALETAPLAPRQAGLDARDHKAAFAALLDHLAARLGPAQVQRLEPRDTHIPERAMALVPALDQNTPRPAFPLEQDSLAPPRPLRLLDRPEAIEALAVVPDGPPSSFRWRRVSYQVARAEGPERIAMEWWRPGGQDLPTRDYFRVETAEGLRLWLFRAGLYDREPGQPAWYLHGFFP
- a CDS encoding tetratricopeptide repeat protein, which translates into the protein MTDIPVSMLEGKIGKVALGRGRMFLDEAPGFRARDYYCRYNDWTEVFERGWRDTLPRFAALCKQVGAQLIVIVAPDAHVVHSGDLPEDMPFTEPSIGQQFVDYVNAMGIEAHYPRALLEAALHGPVDVYRRNDTHWSAYGGYIAYRLLMDRITTAKRPHVVGPDDFTYVSKMLMGDLGWTTDPPYLAEKLIPTITNRRSKQPKVRFDESRDTIAVAEIDDPSLPSCVMMRDSFATEMGPFIADSFRRTVFAGVKRQALPELILDERPDVVIIERGERAIANGFVDWNHMTYREIFPEPGKPAAMRLDNEARLLLRDGNYPTAIERSVQAVTMDPTADHYFTLARSYMAAKAPAEAERALLRCVAIDSQRFSFRLHLGIVHLQLARPKEALQNFAHAVVLAPHHPLGYEHFGYAAMQSGDLAGGEYGLTKALGMWPEKSSIHYWLSVVHEQRHRDLPAAIRAMEAALALAPEQANFITRLASLRQRVG
- a CDS encoding acyl carrier protein, giving the protein MSGVREGVVRAITECFGADAAAIGDDTIADDVEGWDSLGHTVLMMRIEKILDIQIPEIVAANAANVGELVTALETIKAKP
- a CDS encoding AMP-binding protein, with product MSLLASFEQHVAARPYKPFLVLYEGDRFKILSYLDLMEGARRWATAYRAQGVPARSVVVIVLKQSTDLYTSFLGAMLAGLLPSYLPFPTPKQDPKLYWQAHATLFERIRPAVAVTYAENAAALDGIAAPVGCPVIVADAQGVPRTDDGVPNVLPKQDELALLQHSSGTTGLKKGVMLTYGQIERHLTAYGRSVQFGLDDIVASWLPLYHDMGLITSFLMPLQFGASVVAMDPFEWVGEPMSILKLIERHKANYSWQPNFALAHMARTRPADFTVDLSSMKAFISTSEPCKPETFAHFMATFAPNGLRPEQVITSYGMAENVFASTQGEYGVPARPLYVDREILRTRRRAVPVAHTGAGAEGFMSCGKPIDGLEIKIAPAPEDAERDDLDGVAVGEVCIRATFLFDGYYKNVDATMGAFDKDGWYHSGDIGFLLDGEIFICGRKKEMLVIHGRNFYANDIEHAINQVPGVKPGRCVAFALYDGETGSEEAVVIVESEIADTIGVRDLKRLVKKAVYDVLELSLRKVEVMPPGWLVKSTAGKTSRSENIKKFVGSRS